A part of Armatimonadota bacterium genomic DNA contains:
- the recN gene encoding DNA repair protein RecN, which translates to MIVELHVENLAIIQEAKVAFRDGFTALTGETGAGKSLLIDALELCLGERADTELVRTGATKASVQLVVDLSTRPEILAIAEELGVDVEEGQVYIQREVMAEGRSQARVNGKSVPLSVLRELGAAIVDLHGQHQHQALLDQETHVQYLDSWIGGPVTNLKAETAERYSAWQEAKRKYEALQKGIQEREQRLDMLRFQVNEIESFSPVEGEEADLNARLGRLRNVEKISDAAQRSLVALSEGEVNARDLLAAGLKDAEEVTRLDPSLDLSELQEALVDVQEAIHKLQAYMDTLDSDPEALEETIERLDGLKRLKRKYGETEAEILAYLESAQAELNDLTDIEASEDALRQALDASSARLKESFAELTALRSSRSKDFVADVQDHLTDLSMAKTQFAVQIRPGEPSPDGTDFVEFLFSANAGEDLKPLAKIASGGEISRVMLAMKSALAGRAGVPTLIFDEVDTGLGGAAAAAVGKKIRALSEHYQVLAISHLPQVASRANEQFRIQKAEAGGRVQTEIIRLSEDDRVQEIARMLAGDEVSEHAVANARDLLRLL; encoded by the coding sequence ATGATCGTCGAACTCCACGTCGAAAACCTCGCCATCATCCAAGAGGCGAAGGTCGCTTTTCGTGACGGCTTCACGGCCCTCACCGGCGAAACCGGCGCGGGTAAATCGCTTCTGATCGATGCCCTGGAACTATGCCTCGGTGAGCGCGCCGACACCGAACTGGTTCGTACCGGGGCGACGAAGGCCTCGGTTCAGTTGGTGGTCGATCTCTCGACCCGTCCCGAAATCCTCGCTATCGCCGAAGAACTCGGTGTCGATGTTGAGGAGGGTCAAGTCTACATCCAACGCGAAGTGATGGCCGAGGGTCGCTCGCAGGCTCGGGTTAACGGCAAATCTGTCCCGCTCTCCGTACTTCGCGAGCTTGGCGCGGCGATCGTCGATCTGCACGGTCAGCACCAGCACCAGGCTCTGCTCGACCAAGAAACGCACGTGCAGTACTTGGACAGTTGGATCGGCGGCCCGGTAACTAACCTAAAGGCCGAGACGGCCGAACGATACTCCGCCTGGCAAGAAGCGAAACGCAAATATGAGGCCCTTCAAAAAGGCATTCAGGAGCGTGAACAACGGCTGGACATGCTTCGCTTCCAGGTCAACGAAATCGAATCGTTTTCGCCGGTCGAGGGCGAAGAAGCGGACCTCAATGCCCGCCTGGGCCGCCTGCGAAACGTCGAGAAGATTTCTGATGCCGCCCAGCGATCGCTAGTAGCCCTCTCGGAAGGCGAGGTTAACGCTCGCGATCTCCTCGCCGCCGGCCTGAAGGACGCCGAAGAGGTCACCCGCCTTGATCCGTCGCTCGATCTCTCCGAACTGCAGGAAGCTCTCGTCGATGTTCAGGAAGCCATCCACAAGCTCCAGGCTTACATGGATACTCTCGACAGCGATCCCGAAGCGCTGGAAGAAACCATTGAGCGGCTAGACGGTCTCAAACGCCTCAAGCGAAAGTATGGCGAGACCGAGGCCGAGATTCTGGCTTATCTGGAGTCGGCCCAAGCCGAGCTAAACGATCTTACCGACATCGAGGCTAGCGAAGACGCCCTCCGACAAGCCCTCGACGCCTCGTCGGCCCGTCTCAAAGAGTCGTTCGCCGAGTTGACCGCACTGCGCTCTTCGCGCTCGAAGGACTTTGTCGCCGACGTTCAAGACCACTTGACCGATCTCTCGATGGCCAAAACACAGTTCGCGGTGCAAATTCGGCCCGGTGAACCATCGCCTGACGGCACCGACTTTGTCGAGTTCTTGTTCAGCGCCAACGCGGGTGAAGATCTAAAGCCGTTGGCCAAGATCGCCTCGGGTGGCGAAATCAGCCGTGTGATGCTGGCCATGAAGAGCGCATTGGCTGGTCGCGCCGGGGTTCCGACTCTCATCTTCGACGAAGTCGACACTGGCCTGGGTGGTGCCGCTGCCGCTGCCGTCGGCAAGAAGATTCGCGCGCTCAGCGAGCACTATCAGGTGCTCGCCATCTCACACCTGCCCCAGGTCGCTAGCCGCGCCAACGAGCAGTTCCGAATCCAAAAAGCCGAGGCCGGAGGACGCGTGCAAACCGAAATCATCCGTCTGAGCGAAGACGATCGTGTGCAGGAAATCGCTCGCATGTTGGCGGGCGACGAGGTCAGCGAACACGCCGTCGCCAACGCGCGTGACCTCTTGCGGTTGCTGTAA
- a CDS encoding PEP-CTERM sorting domain-containing protein, whose product MKKYFALFILTGIATAANAQQILTRGDLNSILSTSTTDDFETFNVADQDATTLFGNSVLDSTTTYDSQGPNLVHSGAFYVDSSEYDFQWNGDHYFGLNSKTLVANGTSGGVEIVYNTPVGAMGVDAMAYSGYGYAGTMKVYSGVNLLGTVNFSLSGTAGETVFLGWQSTQLITSVSISSPAYSWSPIIDNHTYGSVGTVPEPASMAVLGLGALALVRRRRTQK is encoded by the coding sequence TGACCAGAGGAGACCTAAACTCGATCCTGTCCACCTCGACCACCGACGATTTTGAAACCTTCAACGTCGCCGACCAGGACGCAACGACCCTTTTCGGCAATTCAGTTTTGGATTCGACAACAACTTACGACAGTCAAGGGCCCAACTTGGTTCACTCCGGCGCATTCTATGTCGATTCCAGTGAGTATGATTTTCAGTGGAATGGCGACCATTACTTTGGCCTGAATTCCAAGACGCTGGTAGCTAATGGCACTTCAGGGGGCGTAGAGATCGTCTACAACACGCCGGTCGGAGCCATGGGCGTTGACGCCATGGCCTACTCGGGCTATGGCTACGCGGGCACCATGAAGGTCTACAGTGGAGTGAACCTGCTTGGCACGGTCAACTTTTCGCTCAGCGGCACCGCCGGAGAAACGGTCTTCCTCGGTTGGCAGAGCACGCAGTTGATCACGAGCGTTTCGATTTCTTCTCCAGCCTATTCTTGGAGCCCGATCATCGATAACCACACCTACGGCAGCGTCGGGACCGTTCCTGAACCGGCTTCGATGGCGGTTCTTGGGCTCGGCGCCTTGGCTCTCGTTCGCCGACGACGAACCCAGAAGTAA
- a CDS encoding tetratricopeptide repeat protein, which yields MHVLKVAVLPLNAGEGTKPQIGRQISAFVADQLRSNTDADIQSVSFLTQVEQDGVARTAFVNISDGLIEPGQLKDLFEQSGVELSMDGMIKATEGGYEVTTRYTSKDDLENGEQLVQSFTPAETFEVLTKLVKKLADKAKIGLPEILAGEKLEFGTDNPEVFLKFLEGYDALNYIQQANGLVAQEFNPEGALNTLLEAIEGDTEFEGSYQVLVGLCRACTAYQIGTFDLIKDSLTKATQLVPEDFGAFFALAELYQAANDIPKAVDLFEKASALNPEDPAILNRLGNAQAMMNMFVNAERNFKKAVELEGPDKPSMDYLVGVLNATGRNHEVPALWKSIIDQDNQNANAHAKYAISLIQNSKQEEGERAFEAGLEAVDDNTLVKRYYAPYLAQNNDLDRAMDFYEDCIDVAPNDVALLVEYAQTLQAADRAFEVPQVLQTILKSNPDPNTKANMQAWLIELEQPKRVESVQLAQEKLANGDAEGAIRDLKPMRNWLADYWKMWAVLSSALNRVGDYEEAEKAAQQLLQVFPGCEPAYGELREALNGQGKNEEAWQFMQYAFANNQQSFGVFINLGIAAKRAGHMQEANQITEQIKAVVAQNPDMQEELKDILAELQQ from the coding sequence ATGCACGTGCTAAAAGTTGCTGTCTTACCGTTAAACGCTGGAGAAGGTACAAAACCTCAGATTGGTAGGCAAATTTCCGCCTTTGTTGCCGATCAGTTGAGAAGCAACACCGACGCCGACATTCAATCCGTGTCATTCCTAACGCAGGTCGAACAGGATGGCGTCGCCAGAACCGCTTTTGTCAATATTTCCGACGGCCTGATCGAACCGGGTCAACTCAAGGACCTTTTCGAGCAGTCCGGCGTCGAGCTTTCGATGGATGGCATGATCAAAGCCACCGAAGGCGGCTACGAAGTCACCACCCGCTACACCTCGAAGGACGACTTGGAGAATGGCGAGCAGTTAGTCCAAAGCTTCACTCCGGCCGAAACCTTCGAAGTCCTGACCAAGTTGGTCAAGAAACTGGCCGACAAGGCTAAAATCGGTCTCCCCGAAATCCTGGCCGGTGAAAAGCTCGAATTTGGCACCGACAACCCCGAAGTCTTCCTCAAGTTCCTGGAAGGCTACGACGCCCTCAACTATATCCAGCAGGCGAACGGGCTCGTGGCACAGGAATTCAATCCCGAGGGCGCTCTCAACACGCTCCTTGAAGCCATCGAAGGCGACACCGAGTTCGAAGGTTCCTACCAGGTGCTCGTTGGCCTCTGTCGCGCCTGCACCGCGTACCAGATCGGCACATTCGACCTCATCAAGGACAGCCTCACCAAAGCCACGCAACTGGTGCCGGAAGATTTCGGCGCATTCTTCGCCCTTGCCGAGCTATACCAAGCCGCGAACGATATTCCCAAAGCCGTTGACCTCTTCGAGAAAGCCTCTGCGCTAAACCCCGAAGATCCGGCCATCCTCAACCGTCTTGGCAACGCTCAGGCGATGATGAACATGTTCGTCAACGCCGAGCGCAACTTCAAGAAGGCCGTCGAGTTGGAAGGCCCGGACAAGCCGAGCATGGATTACCTGGTTGGCGTCCTCAATGCTACCGGTCGAAACCACGAGGTCCCCGCCCTTTGGAAGTCGATCATCGATCAAGACAACCAGAACGCCAATGCCCACGCTAAGTACGCCATCTCGCTGATTCAAAACAGCAAGCAGGAAGAAGGCGAACGCGCCTTTGAGGCCGGTTTGGAGGCGGTCGACGACAACACACTGGTAAAGCGGTACTACGCGCCTTACCTCGCGCAGAACAACGATCTTGACCGCGCCATGGACTTTTACGAGGACTGCATCGACGTGGCCCCGAACGACGTCGCGCTCCTCGTCGAGTACGCTCAGACCCTCCAAGCCGCTGATCGCGCCTTTGAGGTTCCCCAGGTCCTTCAGACGATTCTCAAGTCCAACCCGGACCCCAACACGAAGGCCAACATGCAGGCATGGCTGATCGAGCTCGAACAGCCGAAGCGCGTCGAGAGTGTTCAGCTTGCCCAAGAAAAGCTCGCCAACGGCGACGCCGAGGGTGCCATCCGCGACCTGAAGCCGATGCGCAACTGGCTGGCCGACTATTGGAAGATGTGGGCGGTCCTGAGTTCTGCCCTCAACCGAGTCGGCGACTACGAGGAAGCCGAGAAGGCGGCCCAACAGCTTTTGCAGGTGTTCCCAGGCTGCGAGCCGGCCTATGGCGAGCTTCGCGAGGCCCTCAATGGCCAAGGCAAAAACGAGGAAGCGTGGCAGTTCATGCAGTACGCCTTCGCCAATAATCAGCAGAGCTTTGGCGTGTTTATTAATCTCGGCATCGCCGCCAAGCGGGCCGGGCATATGCAGGAAGCCAACCAAATCACCGAGCAAATCAAGGCTGTTGTGGCACAAAATCCCGACATGCAGGAAGAACTAAAGGACATACTGGCCGAACTTCAGCAGTAA
- a CDS encoding L-threonine 3-dehydrogenase: protein MPVKAIAKTRPEPGVEIVEVPEPEVRSGHVKIKLEAASVCGTDLHIYNWDPWSAGRIKPPRIIGHEFCGTIVEIGEGVSERAVGDFVASESHIVCGHCLQCRRGQAHVCVNTKILGVDVDGGFATYAVIPWENARPTPKTVSPLIASFQDALGNAVHTALSGPVEGCVILITGMGPIGQFAVSVCKAMGAKAVYATEISEYRADIARQVGADRVFNPVQEDVVCELAKLHPEGVDGVLEMSGHPTQLSLACQVVRPGGRISLLGVYANNDQTLPINDLIFKGIDVHAIVGRRLWETWDQMSDLLGSGKLKLDPVVTHVMHFTQFQEAMELMKAGKAGKVVFTFE, encoded by the coding sequence TTGCCCGTGAAAGCGATCGCAAAGACGCGACCGGAGCCTGGTGTTGAGATCGTCGAAGTTCCAGAGCCAGAAGTCCGATCCGGTCACGTTAAGATCAAGCTTGAAGCAGCGTCAGTTTGTGGAACGGACCTCCATATCTACAATTGGGACCCTTGGTCTGCCGGCCGAATCAAGCCGCCGCGGATCATCGGCCATGAATTTTGCGGCACCATCGTCGAAATCGGCGAGGGAGTAAGCGAGAGAGCAGTCGGCGACTTCGTCGCCAGTGAAAGCCACATCGTTTGTGGCCATTGTCTTCAATGCCGACGAGGGCAGGCGCACGTTTGCGTCAACACGAAGATTTTGGGAGTCGACGTAGACGGCGGATTCGCCACCTACGCCGTTATCCCATGGGAAAACGCACGGCCGACGCCGAAAACGGTGTCGCCGCTGATCGCGTCGTTCCAGGACGCGTTGGGCAACGCCGTGCACACGGCCCTTTCTGGGCCAGTCGAGGGTTGCGTGATCCTGATTACGGGCATGGGACCGATCGGCCAATTCGCGGTTTCCGTTTGCAAGGCGATGGGGGCGAAGGCGGTTTATGCCACCGAGATTAGCGAATATCGGGCGGATATCGCGCGGCAAGTCGGGGCGGATCGGGTGTTCAATCCGGTTCAAGAAGACGTGGTCTGCGAACTTGCCAAACTTCACCCCGAGGGCGTGGATGGCGTGCTGGAGATGTCCGGGCATCCGACCCAGCTATCGTTGGCGTGTCAAGTGGTCCGTCCGGGCGGACGAATTTCGCTGTTGGGGGTCTATGCCAACAACGACCAGACATTACCCATCAACGACTTGATCTTCAAGGGAATCGACGTCCACGCCATCGTGGGGCGACGCCTTTGGGAGACCTGGGATCAGATGTCGGATCTGCTGGGGAGTGGAAAGCTGAAGCTCGATCCGGTTGTGACGCATGTGATGCATTTCACGCAGTTCCAAGAAGCGATGGAACTGATGAAGGCGGGCAAGGCCGGCAAAGTCGTCTTCACCTTCGAATAA